One genomic window of Vespula pensylvanica isolate Volc-1 chromosome 12, ASM1446617v1, whole genome shotgun sequence includes the following:
- the LOC122633544 gene encoding probable Na(+)/H(+) antiporter nhx-9 isoform X2: MDSSRNLPFACLLFALLLLLNCPEESQAGLINLAKRDVQDQRNRLSIDRYTMHGPIVDDEELPRNLHEPYPGSSFGPMGPLYESLPDEVSTRSLSVSNTADIDSSLLSKDDRGVDKPKSEVEYHIMSVEFHRVETPFVIGIWIFFASIAKIGFHMAPRLNKIFPESCLLIVVGVVVGLLLFQASSVHVSPLTPDTFFLYMLPPIILDAGYFMPNRLFFDHLGTILLFAVVGTIFNTLSIGASLWVVGKLNIFGCETPLLDMFLFSALISAVDPVAVLAVFEEIHVNEILYIVVFGESLLNDAVTVVLYHMFETYSEMGPSRIVYTDILSGLASFLVVAIGGTIIGVIWGFATGFVTRFTNHVRVIEPIFIFVMAYLAYLNAEIFHMSGILAITFCGITMKNYVEANISHKSHTTVKYTMKMLSSSSETIIFMFLGVATVNNKHNWNTWFVVMTIVFCSVYRIVGVIVLTALANQFRLHKLDKVEKFVMSYGGLRGAVAFALVLLIDPKHVKLQPMFVTTTIAVIYFTVFIQGITIKPLVKILNVKRAERRKPTMNERIHERIMDHVMAGIEDILGKHGNYHVRDKFKRFDNKFIRPYLVRNHYGAEPKILETYSKLAMKDAMDYIRRNASTIGNISGTESMSAIFRNYSNTGQFNGSLVLPRSSPSCSQLETGWNIDLQELEYNPSKKDLTDARIHHLLAEELCKPYKRHRRLSYSRHAVNDRDLSTQVNYKMHMNIRRMMGEHKHRHKRSKKLLKDGKQNHVSFPEFQQNGSTKLFTQDYMNGVLYELENGDTSKPSSKEDWDSAITFTARTSDGHHATATTSMDTINTEDADMKFARDGESYRVTTPTATETVLPWKREDDYESGHPLKQNEFPAWCANKEYLPYSSPSATFLGAIEQPKVQSVIGLFRRESVGTPDHVDRQETVLPWKRDDDYESGHPLKQNEYLPYSSPSATLLGTIKQPKVQSVIGLFRRESVGTSDHIDRQETVDECDEYTVTGMEEFSTPTRNTDSSSKSSVRRVSMMELGTMERALERNEDGSRSLPECWNPHRLRMSSYICSAQLPSLSTALITSSSESSEEIDEEEERA; this comes from the exons ATGGATTCGTCAAGAAACCTACCGTTCGCTTGCCTCCTTTTCGCTCTTCTACTCCTCCTAAATTGTCCCGAGGAAAGTCAGGCTGGTCTTATAAATCTGGCCAAACGAGATGTACAAGATCAAAGGAAtagattatcgatcgatcgatacaccATGCACGGACCGAtcgtcgacgacgaggaaCTTCCCAGAAACCTGCACGAACCTTATCCTGGAAGTAGTTTCGGCCCGATGGGACCTCTCTACGAGTCCCTGCCCGATGAAGTCTCGACGAGGAGTCTCTCGGTATCCAATACGGCCGATATCGACTCCTCTTTGCTTTCCAAAGACGATCGAGGAGTCGATAAACCAAAATCCGAAGTAGAGTACCACATCATGTCGGTCGAGTTCCATCGCGTGGAGACACCCTTCGTTATCGGCATCTGGATCTTTTTCGCTAGTATCGCGAAAATCg GTTTCCACATGGCACCGAGACTGAACAAAATCTTTCCGGAGTCCTGTTTGTTGATCGTCGTTGGCGTCGTCGTCGGACTCCTTTTGTTCCAGGCCAGCAGCGTCCACGTATCGCCTCTGACACCCGATACCTTTTTTCTCTACATGCTGCCACCGATCATCCTAGATGCTGGTTACTTCATGccgaatcgattatttttcgacCATCTCGGCACGATTCTCCTCTTCGCAGTCGTTGGAACCATTTTTAACACCCTCTCTATAG GTGCATCCTTATGGGTCGTTGGGAAACTCAATATCTTCGGCTGCGAGACACCTCTCCTCgacatgtttcttttctcggcATTGATCAGTGCCGTCGATCCTGTAGCCGTCTTGGCCGTTTTTGAGGAGATACACGTCAACGAGATACTCTACATCGTCGTCTTCGGAGAGAGCCTTCTCAACGATGCCGTCACCGTC GTACTGTATCACATGTTCGAGACGTACAGCGAGATGGGACCTTCAAGAATCGTATATACGGACATACTCTCGGGTCTGGCCTCGTTTCTCGTCGTAGCGATCGGTGGCACGATAATAGGGGTTATATGGGGATTCGCTACAGGATTCGTTACTAGATTCACGAACCATGTCCGTGTGATCGAACCTATCTTCATATTCGTCATGGCTTACTTGGCTTATCTAAACGCCGAGATCTTTCACATGTCCGGGATATTAGC GATCACCTTTTGCGGTATCACCATGAAGAATTACGTCGAGGCGAATATATCGCACAAGTCCCACACTACGGTGAAGTATACGATGAAAATGTTATCGAGTAGCTCGGAAACGATCATATTTATGTTCCTCGGAGTGGCTACGGTGAACAATAAACACAATTGGAACACATGGTTCGTCGTGATGACAATAGTCTTCTGTTCTGTCTACCGGATCGTGG GAGTCATTGTCCTGACTGCACTGGCCAATCAGTTTCGTCTGCATAAACTGGACAAGGTGGAGAAGTTCGTCATGTCCTACGGTGGATTGCGAGGTGCCGTGGCCTTTGCTCTTGTCTTGCTAATAGACCCGAAACACGTGAAATTGCAACCAATGTTCGTTACGACCACTATCGCCGTCATATATTTCACCGTGTTCATACAG GGAATCACCATCAAACCCCTCGTTAAGATACTGAATGTGAAAAGAGCGGAGAGAAGGAAGCCTACGATGAACGAGAGGATCCACGAAAGG ATAATGGATCACGTGATGGCTGGAATCGAGGACATCTTGGGAAAACACGGCAATTATCACGTGCGAGACAA attcaAACGATTCGACAACAAATTTATTCGACCGTATCTCGTGCGTAATCACTATGGTGCCGAGCCGAAGATTTTGGAGACCTACTCGAAGCTAGCGATGAAGGATGCCATGGACTACATAAGACGAAACGCTTCGACGATCGGTAATATCAGTGGAACGGAGAGTATGTCCGCCATATTTCGAAATTACAGCAACACCGGACAATTCAACGGAAG TCTCGTTCTTCCTCGTTCCAGTCCGAGTTGCAGCCAGCTCGAGACCGGCTGGAATATCGATCTCCAGGAACTCGAGTACAATCCGTCGAAGAAAGATTTGACAGACGCGAGGATACATCACCTTCTGGCGGAAGAGCTCTGCAAGCCTTACAAACGG CACCGGCGATTGAGTTACAGTAGACACGCGGTCAACGATCGAGATCTATCGACCCAAGTCAATTATAAAATGCACATGAATATACGACGTATGATGGGCGAGCACAAGCACCGGCACAAACGTAGCAAGAAATTACTCAAG GACGGTAAGCAGAATCACGTGAGTTTCCCGGAGTTCCAACAAAACGGTTCGACAAAATTATTCACGCAAG ACTACATGAACGGCGTGCTGTACGAACTGGAGAACGGGGACACCTCTAAACCTTCGAGCAAGGAAGACTGGGACTCGGCCATAACTTTCACGGCTCGTACTTCCG ACGGGCATCATGCCACGGCTACCACGTCGATGGACACTATAAACACCGAAGATGCAGACATGAAGTTCGCGCGTGACG GCGAAAGTTACAGGGTAACGACGCCAACGGCGACGGAGACCGTGTTACCTTGGAAGCGCGAGGACGATTACGAATCCGGGCATCCATTGAAACAAAACGAGTTTCCTGCTTGGTGCGCCAATAAGGAGTACCTTCCGTACAGCTCGCCATCCGCTACCTTCTTAG GTGCCATAGAGCAGCCAAAAGTACAGTCGGTGATCGGTCTGTTTCGACGCGAGAGCGTCGGCACGCCGGATCACGTCGACCGTCAGGAAACCGTGTTGCCTTGGAAGCGCGACGACGATTACGAATCCGGACATCCGTTGAAACAAAACGAGTACCTCCCGTACAGCTCGCCTTCCGCCACCTTGCTCG GTACGATAAAGCAGCCAAAAGTACAATCCGTGATCGGTCTGTTTCGACGCGAGAGCGTCGGTACGTCGGATCACATCGATCGTCAGGAAACCGTCGACGAGTGCGACGAGTACACGGTTACCGGGATGGAAGAGTTTTCCACGCCCACGAGAAACACAG ACAGCAGCAGCAAGAGTTCCGTGCGAAGAGTGTCGATGATGGAACTAGGCACGATGGAGAGAGCATTGGAGAGAAACGAGGATGGTTCTCGTTCGCTTCCAGAATGCTGGAATCCTCATAGACTACGAATGTCCTCGTACATCTGCTCGGCCCAACTGCCAAGCCTCTCGACGGCCCTGATAACGTCCTCTTCGGAGTCTTCGGAGGAGATcgacgaggaggaagagagagctTGA
- the LOC122633544 gene encoding probable Na(+)/H(+) antiporter nhx-9 isoform X1, with protein sequence MDSSRNLPFACLLFALLLLLNCPEESQAGLINLAKRDVQDQRNRLSIDRYTMHGPIVDDEELPRNLHEPYPGSSFGPMGPLYESLPDEVSTRSLSVSNTADIDSSLLSKDDRGVDKPKSEVEYHIMSVEFHRVETPFVIGIWIFFASIAKIGFHMAPRLNKIFPESCLLIVVGVVVGLLLFQASSVHVSPLTPDTFFLYMLPPIILDAGYFMPNRLFFDHLGTILLFAVVGTIFNTLSIGASLWVVGKLNIFGCETPLLDMFLFSALISAVDPVAVLAVFEEIHVNEILYIVVFGESLLNDAVTVVLYHMFETYSEMGPSRIVYTDILSGLASFLVVAIGGTIIGVIWGFATGFVTRFTNHVRVIEPIFIFVMAYLAYLNAEIFHMSGILAITFCGITMKNYVEANISHKSHTTVKYTMKMLSSSSETIIFMFLGVATVNNKHNWNTWFVVMTIVFCSVYRIVGVIVLTALANQFRLHKLDKVEKFVMSYGGLRGAVAFALVLLIDPKHVKLQPMFVTTTIAVIYFTVFIQGITIKPLVKILNVKRAERRKPTMNERIHERIMDHVMAGIEDILGKHGNYHVRDKFKRFDNKFIRPYLVRNHYGAEPKILETYSKLAMKDAMDYIRRNASTIGNISGTESMSAIFRNYSNTGQFNGSLVLPRSSPSCSQLETGWNIDLQELEYNPSKKDLTDARIHHLLAEELCKPYKRHRRLSYSRHAVNDRDLSTQVNYKMHMNIRRMMGEHKHRHKRSKKLLKDGKQNHVSFPEFQQNGSTKLFTQDYMNGVLYELENGDTSKPSSKEDWDSAITFTARTSDSSNANPDGHHATATTSMDTINTEDADMKFARDGESYRVTTPTATETVLPWKREDDYESGHPLKQNEFPAWCANKEYLPYSSPSATFLGAIEQPKVQSVIGLFRRESVGTPDHVDRQETVLPWKRDDDYESGHPLKQNEYLPYSSPSATLLGTIKQPKVQSVIGLFRRESVGTSDHIDRQETVDECDEYTVTGMEEFSTPTRNTDSSSKSSVRRVSMMELGTMERALERNEDGSRSLPECWNPHRLRMSSYICSAQLPSLSTALITSSSESSEEIDEEEERA encoded by the exons ATGGATTCGTCAAGAAACCTACCGTTCGCTTGCCTCCTTTTCGCTCTTCTACTCCTCCTAAATTGTCCCGAGGAAAGTCAGGCTGGTCTTATAAATCTGGCCAAACGAGATGTACAAGATCAAAGGAAtagattatcgatcgatcgatacaccATGCACGGACCGAtcgtcgacgacgaggaaCTTCCCAGAAACCTGCACGAACCTTATCCTGGAAGTAGTTTCGGCCCGATGGGACCTCTCTACGAGTCCCTGCCCGATGAAGTCTCGACGAGGAGTCTCTCGGTATCCAATACGGCCGATATCGACTCCTCTTTGCTTTCCAAAGACGATCGAGGAGTCGATAAACCAAAATCCGAAGTAGAGTACCACATCATGTCGGTCGAGTTCCATCGCGTGGAGACACCCTTCGTTATCGGCATCTGGATCTTTTTCGCTAGTATCGCGAAAATCg GTTTCCACATGGCACCGAGACTGAACAAAATCTTTCCGGAGTCCTGTTTGTTGATCGTCGTTGGCGTCGTCGTCGGACTCCTTTTGTTCCAGGCCAGCAGCGTCCACGTATCGCCTCTGACACCCGATACCTTTTTTCTCTACATGCTGCCACCGATCATCCTAGATGCTGGTTACTTCATGccgaatcgattatttttcgacCATCTCGGCACGATTCTCCTCTTCGCAGTCGTTGGAACCATTTTTAACACCCTCTCTATAG GTGCATCCTTATGGGTCGTTGGGAAACTCAATATCTTCGGCTGCGAGACACCTCTCCTCgacatgtttcttttctcggcATTGATCAGTGCCGTCGATCCTGTAGCCGTCTTGGCCGTTTTTGAGGAGATACACGTCAACGAGATACTCTACATCGTCGTCTTCGGAGAGAGCCTTCTCAACGATGCCGTCACCGTC GTACTGTATCACATGTTCGAGACGTACAGCGAGATGGGACCTTCAAGAATCGTATATACGGACATACTCTCGGGTCTGGCCTCGTTTCTCGTCGTAGCGATCGGTGGCACGATAATAGGGGTTATATGGGGATTCGCTACAGGATTCGTTACTAGATTCACGAACCATGTCCGTGTGATCGAACCTATCTTCATATTCGTCATGGCTTACTTGGCTTATCTAAACGCCGAGATCTTTCACATGTCCGGGATATTAGC GATCACCTTTTGCGGTATCACCATGAAGAATTACGTCGAGGCGAATATATCGCACAAGTCCCACACTACGGTGAAGTATACGATGAAAATGTTATCGAGTAGCTCGGAAACGATCATATTTATGTTCCTCGGAGTGGCTACGGTGAACAATAAACACAATTGGAACACATGGTTCGTCGTGATGACAATAGTCTTCTGTTCTGTCTACCGGATCGTGG GAGTCATTGTCCTGACTGCACTGGCCAATCAGTTTCGTCTGCATAAACTGGACAAGGTGGAGAAGTTCGTCATGTCCTACGGTGGATTGCGAGGTGCCGTGGCCTTTGCTCTTGTCTTGCTAATAGACCCGAAACACGTGAAATTGCAACCAATGTTCGTTACGACCACTATCGCCGTCATATATTTCACCGTGTTCATACAG GGAATCACCATCAAACCCCTCGTTAAGATACTGAATGTGAAAAGAGCGGAGAGAAGGAAGCCTACGATGAACGAGAGGATCCACGAAAGG ATAATGGATCACGTGATGGCTGGAATCGAGGACATCTTGGGAAAACACGGCAATTATCACGTGCGAGACAA attcaAACGATTCGACAACAAATTTATTCGACCGTATCTCGTGCGTAATCACTATGGTGCCGAGCCGAAGATTTTGGAGACCTACTCGAAGCTAGCGATGAAGGATGCCATGGACTACATAAGACGAAACGCTTCGACGATCGGTAATATCAGTGGAACGGAGAGTATGTCCGCCATATTTCGAAATTACAGCAACACCGGACAATTCAACGGAAG TCTCGTTCTTCCTCGTTCCAGTCCGAGTTGCAGCCAGCTCGAGACCGGCTGGAATATCGATCTCCAGGAACTCGAGTACAATCCGTCGAAGAAAGATTTGACAGACGCGAGGATACATCACCTTCTGGCGGAAGAGCTCTGCAAGCCTTACAAACGG CACCGGCGATTGAGTTACAGTAGACACGCGGTCAACGATCGAGATCTATCGACCCAAGTCAATTATAAAATGCACATGAATATACGACGTATGATGGGCGAGCACAAGCACCGGCACAAACGTAGCAAGAAATTACTCAAG GACGGTAAGCAGAATCACGTGAGTTTCCCGGAGTTCCAACAAAACGGTTCGACAAAATTATTCACGCAAG ACTACATGAACGGCGTGCTGTACGAACTGGAGAACGGGGACACCTCTAAACCTTCGAGCAAGGAAGACTGGGACTCGGCCATAACTTTCACGGCTCGTACTTCCG ATTCGTCGAATGCTAATCCAGACGGGCATCATGCCACGGCTACCACGTCGATGGACACTATAAACACCGAAGATGCAGACATGAAGTTCGCGCGTGACG GCGAAAGTTACAGGGTAACGACGCCAACGGCGACGGAGACCGTGTTACCTTGGAAGCGCGAGGACGATTACGAATCCGGGCATCCATTGAAACAAAACGAGTTTCCTGCTTGGTGCGCCAATAAGGAGTACCTTCCGTACAGCTCGCCATCCGCTACCTTCTTAG GTGCCATAGAGCAGCCAAAAGTACAGTCGGTGATCGGTCTGTTTCGACGCGAGAGCGTCGGCACGCCGGATCACGTCGACCGTCAGGAAACCGTGTTGCCTTGGAAGCGCGACGACGATTACGAATCCGGACATCCGTTGAAACAAAACGAGTACCTCCCGTACAGCTCGCCTTCCGCCACCTTGCTCG GTACGATAAAGCAGCCAAAAGTACAATCCGTGATCGGTCTGTTTCGACGCGAGAGCGTCGGTACGTCGGATCACATCGATCGTCAGGAAACCGTCGACGAGTGCGACGAGTACACGGTTACCGGGATGGAAGAGTTTTCCACGCCCACGAGAAACACAG ACAGCAGCAGCAAGAGTTCCGTGCGAAGAGTGTCGATGATGGAACTAGGCACGATGGAGAGAGCATTGGAGAGAAACGAGGATGGTTCTCGTTCGCTTCCAGAATGCTGGAATCCTCATAGACTACGAATGTCCTCGTACATCTGCTCGGCCCAACTGCCAAGCCTCTCGACGGCCCTGATAACGTCCTCTTCGGAGTCTTCGGAGGAGATcgacgaggaggaagagagagctTGA